A part of Rhodamnia argentea isolate NSW1041297 chromosome 8, ASM2092103v1, whole genome shotgun sequence genomic DNA contains:
- the LOC115738178 gene encoding exosome complex component RRP41-like isoform X2: MAGKASTTTPSTYSPSPNQRKRPPLFKDGDLDWVRPDGRGFHQCRPAFFRTGAVNAAAGSAYAEFGNTKVIVSVFGPRESKKAMMYSDIGRLNCNVSYTTFASAVRGQVSDQKESSSMLHKALEGAIRLETFPKTTVDVFALVLESGGSDFPVVISCASLALADAGIMLYDLVAAVSVSCLGPNLVIDPISEEESYQDGSLVITCMPSRYEVTQLTITGEWSSARINEMKPVKTKREAHKSTKAYKNF; the protein is encoded by the exons ATGGCCGGCAAAGCAAGTACGACGACGCCCTCGACGTACTCGCCGTCGCCGAATCAGAGGAAGCGGCCGCCGCTCTTCAAGGACGGCGACCTCGACTGGGTCCGGCCTGATGGCCGCGGATTTCACCAGTGCAGGCCCGCTT TTTTCAGAACCGGCGCAGTTAATGCTGCTGCTGGATCTGCTTACGCTGAATTTGGCAATACCAAAGTCATAGTGTCAGT ATTTGGCCCCAGAGAAAGTAAAAAGGCAATGATGTACAGTGACATCGGCCGATTGAACTGTAATGTCAGTTATACAACTTTTGCCAGTGCAGTTAGGGGACAG GTTTCGGATCAGAAAGAGTCCTCGTCGATGCTTCATAAAGCTTTGGAGGGTGCAATTAGGTTGGAAACTTTTCCGAAGACAACTGTTGATGTCTTTGCACTGGTTTTGGAATCTGGCGGGA GTGATTTCCCTGTGGTAATATCTTGTGCTAGTCTTGCCTTGGCAGATGCTGGAATTATGCTGTATGATCTTGTAGCTGCTGTTTCTGTG TCTTGTTTGGGTCCAAATCTTGTCATCGATCCTATATCAGAAGAAGAAAGCTACCAAGACGGAAGTCTGGTGATCACTTGCATGCCTTCTCGTTACGAAGTCACCCAGCTAACCATCACCGGCGAATGGTCAAGTGCAAGGATAAATGAG ATGAAACCAGTCAAAACGAAACGGGAAGCACATAAATCCACAAAAGCTTATAAGAACTTCTAG
- the LOC115738178 gene encoding exosome complex component RRP41-like isoform X1 — MAGKASTTTPSTYSPSPNQRKRPPLFKDGDLDWVRPDGRGFHQCRPAFFRTGAVNAAAGSAYAEFGNTKVIVSVFGPRESKKAMMYSDIGRLNCNVSYTTFASAVRGQVSDQKESSSMLHKALEGAIRLETFPKTTVDVFALVLESGGSDFPVVISCASLALADAGIMLYDLVAAVSVSCLGPNLVIDPISEEESYQDGSLVITCMPSRYEVTQLTITGEWSSARINEAMQLCLDACSKLGKVMRSCLKEAASASEEP; from the exons ATGGCCGGCAAAGCAAGTACGACGACGCCCTCGACGTACTCGCCGTCGCCGAATCAGAGGAAGCGGCCGCCGCTCTTCAAGGACGGCGACCTCGACTGGGTCCGGCCTGATGGCCGCGGATTTCACCAGTGCAGGCCCGCTT TTTTCAGAACCGGCGCAGTTAATGCTGCTGCTGGATCTGCTTACGCTGAATTTGGCAATACCAAAGTCATAGTGTCAGT ATTTGGCCCCAGAGAAAGTAAAAAGGCAATGATGTACAGTGACATCGGCCGATTGAACTGTAATGTCAGTTATACAACTTTTGCCAGTGCAGTTAGGGGACAG GTTTCGGATCAGAAAGAGTCCTCGTCGATGCTTCATAAAGCTTTGGAGGGTGCAATTAGGTTGGAAACTTTTCCGAAGACAACTGTTGATGTCTTTGCACTGGTTTTGGAATCTGGCGGGA GTGATTTCCCTGTGGTAATATCTTGTGCTAGTCTTGCCTTGGCAGATGCTGGAATTATGCTGTATGATCTTGTAGCTGCTGTTTCTGTG TCTTGTTTGGGTCCAAATCTTGTCATCGATCCTATATCAGAAGAAGAAAGCTACCAAGACGGAAGTCTGGTGATCACTTGCATGCCTTCTCGTTACGAAGTCACCCAGCTAACCATCACCGGCGAATGGTCAAGTGCAAGGATAAATGAG GCTATGCAGCTTTGCCTTGATGCCTGCTCGAAGCTTGGGAAGGTCATGAGATCATGCCTGAAAGAAGCTGCTTCCGCATCCGAGGAGCCTTGA
- the LOC115738176 gene encoding protein CNGC15b-like encodes MSSMGFGGTSIRSRSGRVGDESLRVELQRTERDRMTGRTSKEDVPILSSALKDTSHETGKSLRSKVLHRVFSEDYERAKNYIFDPRGRTIHRWNRIFLTACVVSLFVDPLFLFVPSLDSENYCIGDASTAKVILTTIRSVLDAFYAAQIIVRFRTAYVAPSSRVFGRGELVIDSKRIATRYFSRGFYIDLFAAIPLPQVLIWAIIPGLGGSITIQTKNVLLFIIFIQHVPRILLLLPLRSEIINASGALTERAWAGAAFNLLIYMLYAHIAGACWYLNFVLRQEFCWEVICDQEPSCRYDFFDCRHVQYPGRSSWHDSTNATALCNPNSASTPVQWGIYKTVLGTSLAGCEFFSKYFFCYWWGLNNLSDIGQNLLPGTYVGELLFVNIFATHGLLLFALLIGNMQRYLHSATIRFDQWMIKRTDTEQWMHHRHLPPELRQSVRMYDQYKWATTRGVDEEALVRDLPMDLRREIKRHLCFDLVRRVPLFNQMDERTLDAICERLKPVLCTQNMYLVREGDPTEDMFFIIRGHLESWTTNDSSAGFLNSCRLGPGDFCGEELLTWALDPRQGMILPTSTRTVKALKEVEAFSLAANDLKFVALQFRRLHSKELRHKFRFYSHQWRTWAACFIQSKWRRHKKLKEEAKLDKGGARGKSNSSRSFWDMYARELIESTRRDQNNQVESGSDAVNKVEKPVDLDFSADY; translated from the exons ATGTCATCAATGGGTTTTGGCGGCACGAGCATAAGGTCGAGGTCCGGAAG AGTAGGAGATGAATCCCTCCGGGTAGAACTCCAAAGGACGGAGAGAGACAGAATGACCGGCCGGACATCGAAAGAGGATGTCCCGATCCTTAGCTCGGCCCTGAAGGATACCAGCCACGAGACCGGAAAATCCTTGAGATCCAAAGTCCTGCACCGAGTATTCTCGGAGGACTACGAGAGGGCGAAGAATTACATCTTCGATCCAAGAGGCCGAACCATTCACAGATGGAACAGGATTTTCTTGACGGCATGCGTGGTCTCTCTGTTTGTTGACCCGCTTTTCCTTTTCGTGCCGTCGCTCGACAGCGAAAATTACTGCATAGGAGATGCGTCTACAGCCAAGGTCATCCTGACGACCATAAGGTCGGTGCTCGATGCCTTCTACGCAGCGCAGATTATCGTTCGGTTTAGGACGGCTTATGTCGCACCCTCTTCTCGGGTGTTTGGGAGGGGAGAACTGGTCATAGACTCGAAAAGGATCGCGACAAGATACTTTTCTAGAGGCTTCTACATCGACCTCTTTGCTGCTATTCCTCTTCCTCAG GTGTTAATTTGGGCGATAATTCCTGGTCTTGGGGGTTCAATCACGATACAAACGAAAAACGtgctcctcttcatcatcttcatccagCACGTGCCAAGGATTCTTCTTCTACTTCCACTGCGGTCGGAAATTATTAACGCTAGCGGTGCGCTAACAGAGAGAGCATGGGCCGGGGCTGCATTCAACTTGTTGATCTACATGTTGTACGCGCAC ATTGCAGGAGCTTGCTGGTACCTTAATTTTGTTCTGAGACAAGAGTTTTGCTGGGAAGTCATCTGTGATCAAGAACCTTCATGCCGGTACGATTTCTTCGACTGTCGCCATGTGCAATACCCCGGTAGGTCCAGCTGGCATGATTCAACCAACGCAACAGCTCTGTGCAATCCAAATAGTGCCAGTACACCGGTTCAATGGGGTATATACAAAACTGTTCTGGGCACTTCTCTCGCGGGCTGCGAGTTCTTCAGCAAGTACTTCTTCTGTTACTGGTGGGGTCTGAACAACTTGAG TGATATAGGCCAAAACCTTCTTCCAGGCACTTACGTCGGTGAACTACTCTTCGTAAACATCTTTGCCACTCACGGACTACTTTTGTTTGCACTGCTCATTGGCAATATGCAA CGATACCTCCACTCCGCGACCATTCGATTCGACCAATGGATGATCAAGAGGACAGATACAGAGCAATGGATGCATCATAGACATCTACCACCAGAGCTGAGACAATCTGTTCGGATGTATGACCAGTATAAGTGGGCAACAACGCGAGGTGTCGATGAAGAAGCCCTTGTCAGAGACCTTCCGATGGACCTACGCAGAGAGATCAAGCGGCATCTTTGCTTTGATCTAGTTCGACGT GTGCCGCTATTCAATCAAATGGATGAGAGGACGCTGGATGCAATATGCGAGAGGCTGAAGCCTGTTTTGTGCACACAAAATATGTACTTAGTACGCGAAGGCGATCCAACCGAAGACATGTTCTTCATAATCCGGGGCCACCTCGAATCCTGGACAACCAACGACAGCAGCGCAGGATTCCTCAACTCGTGCCGTCTGGGCCCCGGCGACTTCTGTGGTGAAGAACTGCTAACATGGGCCCTGGACCCGCGCCAAGGCATGATCTTACCCACGTCCACGCGCACTGTCAAGGCGTTGAAAGAAGTGGAAGCATTCTCTCTCGCGGCCAATGACTTAAAGTTTGTGGCATTGCAATTCAGAAGGCTTCATAGCAAAGAACTGAGGCACAAGTTCAGGTTCTACTCGCACCAGTGGCGCACATGGGCTGCGTGCTTCATTCAATCCAAGTGGCGCCGTCATAAGAAGTTGAAGGAGGAGGCTAAACTAGACAAGGGTGGCGCGAGAGGTAAATCGAATTCTTCGAGGTCGTTCTGGGACATGTACGCGAGGGAGCTGATAGAGAGCACCCGAAGAGATCAGAATAATCAAGTGGAGTCGGGTTCAGATGCTGTGAACAAGGTTGAAAAGCCAGTGGACCTGGATTTCTCTGCGGACTATTAA
- the LOC115738177 gene encoding protein CNGC15b-like produces MTSVMGYSSARARFGRVGDESFLEEIPRIQEGEISNEDAACHDLGSKTTRLKIGKSLKVKVLRRVFSEDYDRVKSNIFDPRGQTIQWWNRIFFMACLVSLFVDPLFFLVPSIDSNRMCLEDASALKIFITIIRSVVDAFYTAQIFVRFKTAYVAPSSRVFGRGELVIDSKKIALRYLSRGFWIDLFAAIPLPQLLIWAIIPNLAGSMTAQRKNHILFIIFFQYLPRFYLILPLRSEIIDASGGITETAWAGAAYNLMLFMLASHVAGACWYLLAMERQEFCWRSVCDQEKPLCRYSFFHCRHVQDPGRDAWYNLTNLTNLCNPNNADTPIQWGVYSNFVTELVASCKFFSKYFFCFWWGLNNLSDIGQNLVPATYIGDELFVIVVATIGLVLLALLIGNMQRYVQSTSIRLEQWRIKRIGTEQWMHHRLLPPELRQSIQKYDQYKWVTTRGVDEEALLRDLPKDLRREINRHICFDLVRRVPLFNQMDERTLDAICERLKPILCTQDMFLVCQGDPIRDMFFIVRGHLNSWATNGGGTGINSCCLGPSDFCGEELLTWALDPRRSIVLPSSTRTVKAVKEVEAFSLAAEDLKFVAMQFRSLHSKKLRHKFRFYSHQWRTWAASFIQSAWRRHKKLKEETKSSEPMAGLAGSNGKLKPSRSFWDVYAKELIESTRRDENNQAGSASDAVNTVQKPVDLDFSVDY; encoded by the exons ATGACCAGTGTGATGGGCTATAGCAGTGCAAGGGCGAGATTCGGAAG AGTAGGAGACGAATCCTTTTTGGAAGAAATCCCAAGAATTCAGGAAGGCGAGATATCAAATGAGGACGCTGCGTGCCATGACTTGGGCTCAAAAACTACCAGACTAAAGATTGGAAAATCCTTGAAAGTGAAGGTTTTGCGCAGAGTATTCTCCGAGGACTATGATAGGGTGAAGAGCAATATCTTCGATCCGAGAGGCCAAACCATTCAATGGTGGAACAGAATCTTTTTTATGGCTTGCTTGGTGTCCCTATTTGTGGACCCCCTTTTCTTCTTAGTGCCATCTATTGACAGCAACAGAATGTGCTTAGAAGATGCATCGGCCCTCAAGATTTTCATAACGATCATAAGATCGGTGGTTGATGCCTTCTACACAGCTCAGATTTTCGTGCGGTTCAAAACAGCTTATGTCGCACCCTCGTCCCGGGTTTTCGGGAGGGGAGAACTGGTTATAGACTCGAAAAAGATCGCGTTAAGGTACTTGTCCAGAGGCTTTTGGATCGATCTCTTTGCGGCAATCCCCCTTCCTCAG CTGTTAATTTGGGCGATAATTCCTAACCTTGCGGGCTCAATGACGGCTCAAAGGAAGAACCACATCCTGTTCATTATCTTCTTCCAGTACCTGCCAAGGTTCTATCTTATACTTCCACTCCGGTCGGAGATCATTGATGCTAGCGGCGGAATAACAGAGACCGCATGGGCAGGGGCTGCATACAACTTGATGCTCTTCATGTTGGCAAGCCAT GTTGCTGGAGCTTGCTGGTATCTGCTAGCGATGGAGCGACAAGAGTTTTGCTGGAGAAGTGTCTGTGATCAGGAAAAACCGCTGTGCAGGTACAGTTTCTTCCATTGTCGCCATGTTCAAGACCCAGGAAGGGATGCCTGGTATAATTTGACCAACTTAACAAATCTGTGTAACCCCAACAATGCTGACACTCCGATTCAATGGGGTGTGTACTCTAATTTTGTGACTGAATTGGTCGCGAGCTGCAAATTCTTCAGCAAGTACTTCTTCTGTTTCTGGTGGGGTCTGAACAACTTGAG CGATATAGGGCAAAACCTTGTGCCAGCCACTTATATTGGAGACGAACTTTTCGTTATCGTGGTTGCGACTATTGGACTAGTTTTGTTAGCACTGCTCATTGGAAATATGCAA CGATACGTCCAATCTACGAGCATCCGGTTAGAGCAATGGAGGATCAAGAGAATAGGCACAGAACAGTGGATGCATCATAGACTTCTACCTCCAGAGCTGCGACAATCTATTCAGAAGTATGACCAATATAAGTGGGTGACAACTCGAGGTGTTGATGAAGAAGCCCTTCTCCGAGACCTCCCAAAGGACCTGCGCAGAGAGATCAATCGCCATATCTGCTTTGATCTAGTTCGACGT GTGCCACTGTTCAATCAAATGGATGAGAGGACGCTAGATGCGATATGCGAGAGGCTGAAGCCCATCTTGTGCACACAAGACATGTTCTTAGTATGCCAAGGTGATCCAATTCGAGACATGTTCTTCATAGTCCGGGGCCACCTCAATTCCTGGGCGACCAACGGGGGCGGCACAGGTATTAACTCATGCTGTCTGGGGCCCAGTGACTTCTGTGGTGAGGAACTCCTAACATGGGCCCTGGACCCGCGGCGAAGTATCGTCCTGCCCTCGTCCACGCGCACAGTCAAGGCAGTGAAAGAAGTGGAAGCATTCTCTCTTGCAGCTGAGGACTTAAAGTTCGTGGCAATGCAATTCAGAAGCCTACATAGCAAAAAACTGAGGCACAAGTTCAGGTTCTACTCGCACCAGTGGCGCACATGGGCTGCAAGTTTCATTCAATCCGCATGGCGCCGTCATAAGAAGTTGAAGGAGGAAACCAAGTCGAGTGAACCCATGGCTGGTCTGGCGGGTTCAAATGGGAAATTGAAACCTTCGAGGTCATTCTGGGATGTATATGCAAAGGAGCTGATAGAGAGCACCAGAAGGGATGAGAATAATCAAGCTGGGTCGGCTTCTGATGCGGTGAATACAGTGCAAAAGCCAGTGGACCTGGATTTTTCGGTAGATTACTAG